ACATGGGGTTGGGTGATCTTTCCGTACTGATCTTTTTCGGGCTTATTGGTGTAATGGGCTCGTACTATTTATACACACAGCAGGTTGACCTATACCTGGTATTACCGGCATTGAGCTGCGGATTTTTTTCTGTAGCCGTACTTAATGTCAATAATATCAGGGATATAGAGTCAGATAAAAAGGCGGGTAAATATTCCATACCGGTACGGATCGGCAGGGGAAAAGCCATTGTGTATCATTGGGTATTACTAATCTCCGGAGTGTCTGCAGCGCTGCTTTTTACCTATTTTCAATATAGTTCCTGGACACAGCTTTTGTTTTTGGTTACGGTTCCGCTTTTTATCATTAATGGCAAGGCAGTTAAAAATAAAGTTGAACCTCATACACTGGATCCTTACCTGAAGCAAATGGCACTCAGCACGTTATTATTTGTCCTGCTATTTGGAGCAGGCAACTTGATGTCGTAAATTTTCGGCCTGATAGTCAGGTTATAATAAATGTCAGTGAAAAACTTTCTTATTGTTGCTCTTATTACATTATCAACATGCCTTTATGCCCAAAAGGATATAGATAGTCTCAGCTATGTACTTGATAACTATATATCGGAGGATACGGTCAAGGTAGATTTGCTCAACAAACTGGGGTATGAGTATTGGATAGTCGACCCTTCGAAGTCGGAGATGTTGGGAGAAAAAGCATTGGCTATGGCCCGGCAGCTTTCTTATGAAAAAGGCAAAGCGTTTGCCAACCGGGTTATAGGTGTAGCACACTGGACTCGTGGCAACTATGAAGAAGCCCTGGAGTATCTTTTTGAAGGTCTGGTCATTTACAGGAATATCAACGACCGGCTTGGACAGGCCAACTGCCTCATGAACATCGGACTGGTTTTCAGTGATCAGATGAATAATGAA
This region of Fulvivirga ulvae genomic DNA includes:
- a CDS encoding 1,4-dihydroxy-2-naphthoate polyprenyltransferase; amino-acid sequence: MNVKAWLSAFRLRTLPLALASIGMGSFLAATRGAFSWAIFSFCALTTILLQILSNLANDYGDTVNGADSVERKGPARMVQSGQITLGSMRKALVLFVALSLASGICLLYLSFGFQVQAFLFFFVLGILAIFAALAYTAGRKPYGYMGLGDLSVLIFFGLIGVMGSYYLYTQQVDLYLVLPALSCGFFSVAVLNVNNIRDIESDKKAGKYSIPVRIGRGKAIVYHWVLLISGVSAALLFTYFQYSSWTQLLFLVTVPLFIINGKAVKNKVEPHTLDPYLKQMALSTLLFVLLFGAGNLMS